In one Streptomyces sp. T12 genomic region, the following are encoded:
- a CDS encoding phage holin family protein, producing the protein MTGTTAPERVRDERHSVGELVGQASEQLSRLVRQEVALAKEELAEKGRRAGRGGGLLGAAGAVAYAGLLFLAGTATAALSLTLSVWAAALIVTAVLFAVAGLLAVTGRAQLRRAAPPTPEEALGSVRADVEEIKGRAHR; encoded by the coding sequence GTGACCGGGACCACGGCCCCCGAGCGGGTGCGGGACGAGCGCCACTCGGTGGGTGAACTCGTCGGACAGGCCAGTGAACAGCTTTCCCGTCTCGTGCGGCAGGAAGTCGCCCTCGCCAAGGAGGAACTGGCCGAGAAGGGCCGGCGTGCCGGCCGTGGCGGCGGGCTGCTGGGCGCGGCGGGCGCCGTCGCGTACGCCGGCCTGCTGTTCCTGGCCGGGACGGCCACCGCCGCGCTCTCGTTGACGCTGTCCGTGTGGGCCGCGGCGCTGATCGTGACGGCGGTGCTGTTCGCCGTCGCGGGCCTGCTCGCCGTGACCGGCCGCGCCCAGCTGCGGCGCGCCGCTCCGCCCACGCCGGAGGAGGCCCTCGGCAGCGTCAGGGCCGATGTCGAGGAGATCAAGGGAAGGGCGCACCGATGA
- the dapA gene encoding 4-hydroxy-tetrahydrodipicolinate synthase, producing MTTTPSAAPPFGRALCAMITPFTEAGSLDLDGAQRLADRLVSEGCDGLVLSGTTGESPTTTDAEKSDLIRAVREAVGGRASIVAGVGTFDTRHTVELALAAEKAGADGLLVVAPYYSKPPQDAVEAHFREVADAAGLPLALYDIPGRTGTRIEPQTLIRLAEHPRVVAVKDCSYDFLGAQKVLSRTELAYYAGCDEHNLALYAVGGAGYISTVANVVPAQLRAVLDAFEAGDTPVSARLQQRATPLIELMMSAGLPGTVTAKALLHELGLPAGPVRAPLRPAGREAVDGLLAAYQELVTD from the coding sequence ATGACGACGACGCCCTCCGCCGCCCCGCCCTTCGGCCGCGCCCTGTGCGCCATGATCACGCCCTTCACCGAGGCGGGATCGCTCGACCTGGACGGCGCGCAGCGTCTCGCCGACCGGCTGGTGTCCGAGGGGTGCGACGGGCTGGTGCTCTCCGGTACGACAGGCGAGTCGCCGACCACGACGGACGCCGAGAAGTCGGATCTGATCAGGGCCGTGCGGGAGGCGGTGGGCGGCCGGGCGTCGATCGTCGCAGGGGTGGGCACCTTCGACACCCGGCACACCGTCGAGCTGGCTTTGGCGGCCGAAAAGGCGGGCGCCGACGGCCTGTTGGTGGTCGCGCCGTACTACAGCAAGCCCCCGCAGGACGCCGTCGAGGCGCACTTCCGCGAGGTGGCCGACGCCGCCGGACTGCCCCTCGCGCTGTACGACATCCCGGGCCGCACCGGCACCCGCATCGAGCCGCAGACACTGATCCGGCTCGCCGAGCACCCGCGGGTCGTGGCGGTGAAGGACTGCTCCTACGACTTCCTCGGCGCCCAGAAGGTGCTGTCGCGCACGGAGTTGGCGTACTACGCGGGGTGCGACGAGCACAACCTCGCGCTGTACGCGGTGGGGGGCGCCGGATACATCAGTACGGTCGCCAATGTCGTCCCCGCCCAACTACGGGCGGTACTCGACGCGTTCGAGGCGGGCGACACCCCCGTGTCCGCCCGCCTCCAACAACGTGCCACGCCGCTCATCGAGTTGATGATGTCGGCGGGGCTGCCCGGCACGGTCACCGCCAAGGCCCTGCTCCATGAACTGGGCCTGCCCGCGGGTCCCGTCCGCGCACCGCTGCGGCCCGCCGGCCGCGAGGCGGTCGACGGACTGCTGGCGGCGTACCAGGAGTTGGTCACCGACTGA
- a CDS encoding WD40 repeat domain-containing protein, with translation MNVEELVRDSLRELADEQTSTGPGFADRVLVVRRRRRTRRIASVAAATAAVVAIGVAVPLLDSGKEDVRPADVVQKSKDIAHPDQSPPRELISAGNTVLAAYYVPRTVKHSADRAERVRDYWLLDQKTDKYVKTTQWSYVAVAPGMKTAAVLERNLPASRIGMLDLATGKVARWIQLDHKVAGLSFSRDGLKLVATTYGENPDQLVKMQGSDGWDQKQPSSRTGFYVLDAVSGKGSWSEVKLAGDPNDPMGDGFINARQDFALSPDGRHVWAGNPMGDIGKQFYDFTGAEVEVPADQKHLEWFVDAWQSPSGRLVAGDFAGEKWKTSSWVIDARTGRKTEVRGQQLLAWVGDTSLIAWDIAKDGKSEFRQRLVKVTIGSDKTVPLTGFRTGNDGDAGRWEPVFAER, from the coding sequence GTGAATGTCGAGGAACTCGTGCGTGACTCCCTGCGGGAGCTGGCCGACGAACAGACGTCGACGGGACCGGGGTTCGCCGACCGGGTCCTGGTGGTGCGCCGGCGCCGACGCACCCGGCGGATCGCCTCCGTCGCCGCGGCCACCGCTGCCGTCGTCGCCATCGGCGTCGCGGTGCCGCTGCTGGACTCCGGGAAGGAGGACGTGCGGCCCGCGGACGTCGTCCAGAAGAGCAAGGACATCGCGCACCCGGACCAGTCGCCGCCCCGCGAGCTGATCTCGGCCGGCAACACGGTGCTGGCCGCGTACTACGTCCCCCGGACCGTCAAGCACTCCGCCGACCGGGCCGAACGCGTCCGCGACTACTGGCTGCTGGACCAGAAGACGGACAAATACGTGAAGACCACCCAGTGGTCCTACGTCGCCGTCGCCCCGGGGATGAAGACCGCCGCCGTCCTGGAGCGGAACCTGCCCGCCTCACGGATCGGAATGCTCGACCTGGCCACCGGCAAGGTCGCCCGGTGGATCCAGCTCGACCACAAGGTCGCCGGACTCTCGTTCTCGCGCGACGGTCTGAAGCTGGTCGCGACGACCTACGGCGAGAACCCCGACCAGCTGGTCAAGATGCAGGGTTCCGACGGCTGGGACCAGAAGCAGCCGTCGAGCCGTACCGGCTTCTACGTCCTCGACGCGGTCTCCGGCAAGGGCTCCTGGAGCGAGGTCAAGCTCGCAGGCGACCCGAACGACCCCATGGGCGACGGCTTCATCAACGCCCGCCAGGACTTCGCGCTCAGCCCCGATGGCAGGCATGTCTGGGCCGGGAACCCCATGGGCGACATCGGCAAGCAGTTCTACGACTTCACGGGCGCCGAGGTCGAGGTACCGGCGGACCAGAAGCACCTGGAGTGGTTCGTCGACGCGTGGCAGTCGCCCAGCGGCAGACTGGTCGCCGGTGACTTCGCGGGTGAGAAGTGGAAGACGTCCTCCTGGGTCATCGACGCCCGCACCGGCCGGAAGACCGAGGTGCGCGGGCAGCAGCTGCTCGCCTGGGTCGGTGACACGTCGCTGATCGCCTGGGACATCGCGAAGGACGGCAAGAGCGAGTTCCGCCAGCGGCTCGTGAAGGTCACCATCGGCAGCGACAAGACCGTTCCCCTCACCGGCTTCCGCACGGGCAACGACGGGGACGCCGGGCGCTGGGAGCCCGTCTTCGCCGAGCGCTGA
- a CDS encoding SigE family RNA polymerase sigma factor, producing MDAEAQDSFREFVENRSSALLKTAVLLSGGDRHAAEDLLQNALVKAADRWHRIDEPEAYVRQVLYRQQISRWRLKWRRRELTVAEPPETGASPDAAPAAELRLLMRGALARLTARQRMVLVLRYFEDLPEADVARVLGCSVGTVRSTTHRSLARLRALAPELAALGPADVESQPSRDFSPVEVRP from the coding sequence ATGGATGCCGAAGCGCAGGACAGCTTTCGGGAGTTCGTGGAGAACCGGTCGTCCGCGCTGTTGAAGACCGCCGTGCTGCTGAGCGGCGGCGATCGGCACGCCGCCGAGGACCTTCTGCAGAACGCCCTGGTCAAGGCGGCAGACCGCTGGCACCGCATCGACGAGCCGGAGGCATACGTACGTCAGGTCCTGTACCGGCAGCAGATCAGCCGCTGGCGGCTGAAGTGGCGTCGGCGTGAACTCACCGTCGCCGAGCCGCCCGAGACCGGCGCGAGCCCGGACGCCGCGCCCGCCGCGGAGCTACGGCTGCTGATGCGCGGGGCGCTGGCCCGGCTGACGGCACGGCAGCGCATGGTGCTGGTGCTGCGCTACTTCGAGGACCTGCCGGAGGCGGATGTGGCCCGCGTCCTGGGCTGTTCCGTGGGCACCGTACGGTCCACCACCCACCGTTCGCTGGCCCGGCTGCGCGCGCTCGCGCCCGAGCTGGCGGCCTTGGGCCCGGCCGACGTCGAGTCGCAGCCGTCCCGTGACTTCTCGCCCGTGGAGGTGCGACCGTGA
- the dapD gene encoding 2,3,4,5-tetrahydropyridine-2,6-dicarboxylate N-succinyltransferase, protein MTDTTAPRTTGAVAAGLATIAADGTVLDTWFPAPELVAEPGPSGSERLSAERAVELLGEGAAKAIGPDARRGVEVVAVRTVIASIDDKPIDAHDVYLRLHLLSHRLVKPHGLSLEGQFGFLANVAWTSLGPVAVDDVEKVRLNARAEGLHLQVTSIDKFPRMTDYVAPKGVRIADADRVRLGAHLAEGTTVMHEGFVNFNAGTLGTSMVEGRISAGVIVGDGSDIGGGASTMGTLSGGGNVIISIGERCLIGAEAGVGIALGDECVVEAGLYVTAGTRITMPDGQIVKARELSGASNILFRRNSVTGTVEARPNNAVWGGLNEILHSHN, encoded by the coding sequence ATGACCGACACGACTGCTCCTCGCACCACCGGCGCCGTGGCCGCCGGCCTCGCCACGATCGCCGCCGACGGCACTGTTCTCGACACCTGGTTCCCCGCGCCCGAGCTCGTCGCCGAGCCCGGTCCCTCCGGCAGCGAGCGGCTGTCCGCCGAGCGCGCCGTAGAGCTGCTCGGTGAGGGTGCCGCGAAGGCGATCGGTCCGGACGCCCGCCGGGGCGTCGAGGTCGTCGCGGTCCGCACGGTCATCGCCTCGATCGACGACAAGCCGATCGACGCGCACGACGTCTACCTGCGCCTGCACCTGCTCTCCCACCGCCTGGTCAAGCCGCACGGCCTGAGCCTGGAGGGCCAGTTCGGCTTCCTCGCCAACGTCGCCTGGACCTCCCTCGGCCCGGTCGCCGTCGACGACGTCGAGAAGGTCCGCCTGAACGCCCGCGCCGAGGGCCTGCACCTCCAGGTGACCTCGATCGACAAGTTCCCGCGGATGACGGACTACGTGGCCCCCAAGGGCGTCCGCATCGCCGACGCCGACCGGGTCCGCCTCGGTGCGCACCTCGCCGAGGGCACCACCGTCATGCACGAGGGCTTCGTGAACTTCAACGCCGGCACCCTCGGCACCTCCATGGTCGAGGGCCGTATCTCCGCGGGCGTCATCGTCGGCGACGGCTCCGACATCGGTGGCGGCGCGTCGACGATGGGCACGCTGTCGGGCGGCGGCAACGTGATCATCTCCATCGGCGAGCGCTGCCTGATCGGCGCCGAGGCGGGCGTCGGCATCGCGCTCGGCGACGAGTGCGTCGTCGAGGCCGGCCTCTACGTCACCGCCGGCACCCGCATCACCATGCCCGACGGCCAGATCGTCAAGGCCCGCGAGCTGTCCGGCGCCTCCAACATCCTCTTCCGCCGCAACTCGGTCACCGGCACCGTCGAGGCCCGCCCGAACAACGCGGTGTGGGGCGGCCTGAACGAGATCCTGCACAGCCACAACTGA
- a CDS encoding TetR/AcrR family transcriptional regulator, which yields MPRRYDPERRQRIIDAAIRVVGEKGIAGLSHRTVAAEADVPLGSTTYHFKTLDDLMVAALRQASEGFAKVIASRGGLEDPETDLATELAAWMGEWLAGDRTGVELEYELYLAALRRPALRPVAAEWAQDLADRLSRRTDAVTARALVALMDGICLQVLLTEVPYDEGYARDVLRRVIP from the coding sequence ATGCCCCGGCGCTACGACCCCGAGCGACGCCAGCGGATCATCGACGCGGCGATCCGTGTCGTCGGGGAGAAGGGCATCGCGGGGCTGAGCCACCGCACCGTCGCCGCCGAGGCGGACGTGCCGCTCGGCTCCACCACGTACCACTTCAAGACCCTCGACGACCTGATGGTCGCCGCCCTGCGCCAGGCGAGCGAGGGCTTCGCCAAGGTGATCGCCTCGCGTGGGGGGCTGGAGGACCCGGAAACCGACCTCGCCACCGAACTCGCCGCCTGGATGGGCGAGTGGCTCGCGGGCGACCGCACCGGCGTGGAGCTGGAGTACGAGCTCTACCTCGCCGCCCTGCGCCGCCCCGCCCTGCGCCCGGTCGCCGCCGAGTGGGCGCAGGACCTCGCCGACCGGCTGTCCCGCCGTACGGACGCGGTCACGGCGCGGGCGCTGGTGGCGCTGATGGACGGGATCTGCCTGCAGGTGCTGCTCACCGAGGTGCCGTACGACGAGGGGTACGCGCGGGATGTGTTGCGCCGCGTGATTCCTTGA
- a CDS encoding multidrug efflux SMR transporter, with translation MGYLLLAGAIAAEVAATTAMKYSDGFSRLWPSLLTGLGYVVSFALLAQTLKTVSVGTAYAIWAGVGTAAIAAIGIVFMGEGMTAVKAAGIALIIVGVVVLNLGGAH, from the coding sequence ATGGGATATCTGCTGCTCGCCGGAGCCATCGCGGCCGAGGTGGCCGCCACGACCGCCATGAAGTACAGCGACGGCTTCAGCAGGCTGTGGCCGTCGCTGCTGACGGGGCTCGGATACGTCGTCTCCTTCGCCTTGCTCGCCCAGACGCTGAAGACCGTCTCCGTGGGCACGGCGTATGCGATCTGGGCCGGCGTCGGCACCGCGGCCATCGCCGCGATAGGGATCGTCTTCATGGGGGAGGGGATGACCGCCGTGAAGGCCGCCGGGATCGCGCTGATCATCGTCGGCGTGGTCGTGCTGAACCTGGGAGGGGCGCACTGA
- a CDS encoding AbfB domain-containing protein, which produces MPENKSRPPQEQPWENGWAPDTSRAPGTRRLWLAGGMAVATIVACFTAIAVTDRAPDAQTRSAPADDTASVPGLISFATPSQTPPEGKSGLSTAEATTKAPRRPDADTPKPAPEPKPKPSKSTSGEGSSPDAPKPPATTWRSVRSVNYPDRYWHPSGGYVKLDAVSGSESRADSTFELVKGLADASCYSFATADGAYLRHRNFVLRSERNDGSALFKQDATFCARSAAYSGAVMLESVNYPGRFLRHENFQLRLDPYEHSGQYLADSAFRLVAGLA; this is translated from the coding sequence ATGCCAGAAAACAAGTCCCGGCCGCCTCAGGAGCAACCTTGGGAGAACGGCTGGGCCCCGGACACCTCCCGGGCACCGGGAACGCGCCGCCTCTGGCTGGCGGGCGGGATGGCGGTGGCGACGATCGTCGCCTGTTTCACGGCAATTGCCGTGACGGACAGGGCACCTGACGCGCAGACGCGCTCGGCACCGGCCGACGACACCGCGTCGGTCCCCGGCCTGATCTCCTTCGCCACCCCGTCGCAGACACCCCCGGAAGGCAAGAGTGGTCTGTCGACAGCCGAGGCGACGACGAAGGCACCCCGCCGCCCGGATGCCGACACGCCCAAGCCCGCGCCGGAGCCGAAGCCGAAGCCGTCCAAGTCGACTTCCGGCGAGGGCAGTTCACCCGACGCCCCGAAGCCCCCGGCCACCACCTGGCGGTCCGTCCGCTCGGTCAACTATCCCGACCGCTACTGGCACCCGAGCGGCGGCTACGTGAAGCTGGACGCGGTCAGTGGCTCGGAGAGCCGCGCGGACTCCACCTTCGAACTGGTCAAGGGCCTGGCCGACGCCTCCTGCTATTCCTTCGCCACGGCCGACGGCGCCTACCTGCGCCACCGCAACTTCGTCCTGCGCTCCGAACGCAACGACGGCTCGGCCCTGTTCAAGCAGGACGCCACCTTCTGCGCCCGCTCAGCGGCGTACTCGGGCGCGGTCATGCTGGAGTCGGTCAACTACCCGGGCCGTTTCCTGCGCCACGAGAACTTCCAGCTCCGCCTGGATCCGTACGAGCACAGCGGCCAGTACCTGGCGGACTCGGCGTTCCGGTTGGTGGCGGGGCTGGCCTGA
- a CDS encoding metal-sulfur cluster assembly factor produces the protein MSDTVEMKPASEEEVREALYDVVDPELGIDVVNLGLIYGIHIDDANIATLDMTLTSAACPLTDVIEDQAKSATDGLVSELRINWVWMPPWGPDKITDDGREQLRALGFNV, from the coding sequence ATGAGTGACACCGTGGAGATGAAGCCGGCCTCGGAAGAAGAGGTCCGTGAGGCGCTGTACGACGTCGTCGACCCCGAGCTGGGTATCGACGTCGTCAACCTCGGCCTGATCTACGGCATCCACATCGACGACGCGAACATCGCGACGCTCGACATGACCCTGACCTCGGCGGCCTGCCCGCTGACGGACGTCATCGAGGACCAGGCCAAGTCCGCCACGGACGGCCTCGTCAGCGAGCTGCGCATCAACTGGGTGTGGATGCCGCCGTGGGGCCCGGACAAGATCACGGACGACGGTCGTGAGCAGCTTCGGGCGCTGGGATTCAACGTCTGA
- the sufU gene encoding Fe-S cluster assembly sulfur transfer protein SufU yields MKLDSMYQEVILDHYKNPHGRGLRDGDAEVHHVNPTCGDEITLRVKYDGTKIEDVSYEGQGCSISQASASVLNELLVGKDLADAQKIQETFLELMQSKGRIEPDDAMEEVLEDAVAFAGVSKYPARVKCALLSWMAWKDATAQVLGGADAERKTA; encoded by the coding sequence ATGAAGCTGGATTCGATGTACCAGGAAGTCATCCTGGACCACTACAAGAACCCGCACGGGCGTGGTCTGAGGGATGGCGACGCAGAGGTACACCACGTGAACCCGACGTGCGGCGACGAGATCACCCTCCGCGTGAAGTACGACGGCACCAAGATCGAGGACGTCTCGTACGAGGGCCAGGGCTGCTCGATCAGCCAGGCCTCGGCGTCCGTACTGAACGAACTGCTGGTCGGCAAGGACCTCGCGGACGCCCAGAAGATCCAGGAGACCTTCCTGGAGCTGATGCAGTCCAAGGGCCGGATCGAGCCGGACGACGCGATGGAGGAGGTGCTGGAGGACGCGGTCGCGTTCGCCGGAGTCTCCAAGTACCCCGCCCGGGTCAAGTGCGCCCTCCTGAGCTGGATGGCGTGGAAGGACGCGACGGCCCAGGTGCTGGGCGGAGCCGACGCCGAAAGGAAGACGGCATGA
- a CDS encoding cysteine desulfurase translates to MTQLPGLLDTEALRKDFPILDRVVHGDKKLVYLDNAATSQTPRQVLDVLSEYYEQHNANVHRGVHVLAEEATALYEGARDKVAEFINAPSRNEVIFTKNASESLNLVANMLGWADEPYRVDHETEIVITEMEHHSNIVPWQLLAQRTGAKLKWFGLTDDGRLDLSNIDEVITEKTKIVSFVLVSNILGTLNPVEAIVRRAQEVGALVCIDASQAAPHMPLDVQSLQADFVAFTGHKMCGPTGIGVLWGRQELLEDLPPFLGGGEMIETVSMHSSTYAPAPHKFEAGTPPISQAIGLGAAIDYLNSIGMDRILAHEHALTEYAVKRLGEVPDLRIIGPTTAEDRGAAISFTLGDIHPHDVGQVLDEQGIAVRVGHHCARPVCLRYGIPATTRASFYLYSTPAEIDALVDGLEHVRNFFG, encoded by the coding sequence GTGACACAGCTGCCGGGCCTCCTCGACACCGAGGCGCTCCGCAAGGACTTCCCGATCCTGGACCGCGTCGTCCACGGCGACAAGAAGCTCGTGTACCTGGACAACGCGGCGACCTCGCAGACGCCGCGCCAGGTGCTCGACGTGCTCTCCGAGTACTACGAGCAGCACAACGCCAACGTCCACCGTGGCGTGCACGTCCTCGCCGAGGAGGCCACGGCGCTGTACGAGGGCGCGCGCGACAAGGTCGCGGAGTTCATCAACGCGCCCAGCCGCAACGAGGTGATCTTCACCAAGAACGCCTCCGAGTCGCTCAACCTCGTGGCGAACATGCTCGGCTGGGCCGACGAGCCCTACCGGGTGGACCACGAGACCGAGATCGTCATCACGGAGATGGAGCACCACTCCAACATCGTGCCGTGGCAGCTGCTCGCGCAGCGCACGGGCGCGAAGCTGAAGTGGTTCGGTCTCACCGACGACGGCCGCCTCGACCTGTCCAACATCGACGAGGTCATCACGGAGAAGACGAAGATCGTCTCCTTCGTGCTAGTGTCGAACATCCTGGGCACCCTCAACCCGGTCGAGGCGATAGTGCGCCGTGCGCAGGAGGTCGGCGCGCTGGTGTGCATCGACGCCTCGCAGGCCGCGCCGCACATGCCGCTGGACGTGCAGTCGCTCCAGGCCGACTTCGTGGCCTTCACCGGCCACAAGATGTGCGGTCCGACCGGCATCGGCGTCCTCTGGGGCCGCCAGGAGCTGCTGGAGGACCTGCCCCCGTTCCTGGGCGGCGGCGAGATGATCGAGACGGTGTCGATGCACTCGTCGACGTACGCTCCCGCCCCGCACAAGTTCGAGGCGGGCACGCCGCCGATCTCGCAGGCGATCGGTCTCGGCGCGGCGATCGACTACCTCAACTCGATCGGCATGGACAGGATCCTCGCCCATGAGCACGCGCTCACCGAGTACGCGGTGAAGCGGCTGGGGGAGGTCCCGGACCTGCGGATCATCGGCCCGACCACGGCCGAGGACCGCGGCGCCGCGATCTCCTTCACGCTCGGCGACATCCACCCGCACGACGTGGGCCAGGTCCTCGACGAGCAGGGCATCGCGGTCCGGGTCGGCCACCACTGCGCCCGCCCGGTCTGCCTGCGCTACGGAATTCCTGCGACCACGCGAGCGTCGTTCTATCTGTACTCCACGCCGGCCGAGATCGACGCTCTGGTGGACGGCTTGGAGCACGTACGGAACTTCTTCGGCTGA
- the sufC gene encoding Fe-S cluster assembly ATPase SufC, whose protein sequence is MATLEIRDLRVTVEADNATKEILKGVDLTVKQGETHAIMGPNGSGKSTLAYSLAGHPKYTITGGTVTLDGEDVLEMSVDERARAGLFLAMQYPVEVPGVSVSNFLRTSATAIRGEAPKLRTWVKEVKEAMERLNMDPSFAERNVNEGFSGGEKKRHEILQLELLKPKVAILDETDSGLDVDALRIVSEGVNRVRETGEVGTLLITHYTRILRYIKPDYVHVFSGGRIVESGGAELADKLENEGYEAYTKGGASA, encoded by the coding sequence ATGGCAACGCTTGAAATCCGAGACCTGCGCGTCACCGTCGAGGCCGACAACGCCACGAAGGAGATCCTCAAGGGCGTCGACCTCACCGTGAAGCAGGGCGAGACGCACGCCATCATGGGCCCCAACGGCTCCGGCAAGTCGACCCTCGCCTACTCCCTCGCGGGTCACCCGAAGTACACGATCACCGGCGGCACCGTCACCCTCGACGGCGAGGACGTCCTGGAGATGTCCGTCGACGAGCGCGCCCGCGCCGGCCTGTTCCTCGCCATGCAGTACCCGGTCGAGGTCCCCGGCGTCTCGGTCTCCAACTTCCTGCGCACCTCCGCCACCGCCATCCGCGGCGAGGCCCCCAAGCTGCGCACCTGGGTGAAGGAGGTCAAGGAGGCCATGGAGCGCCTCAACATGGACCCGTCCTTCGCCGAGCGCAACGTCAACGAGGGCTTCTCCGGCGGTGAGAAGAAGCGCCACGAGATCCTCCAGCTGGAGCTGCTCAAGCCGAAGGTCGCGATCCTCGACGAGACGGACTCCGGTCTGGACGTCGACGCCCTTCGCATCGTCTCCGAGGGCGTCAACCGCGTCCGCGAGACCGGCGAGGTCGGCACCCTGCTGATCACGCACTACACGCGCATCCTGCGCTACATCAAGCCCGACTACGTCCACGTCTTCTCCGGCGGCCGCATCGTCGAGTCCGGCGGCGCCGAGCTCGCGGACAAGCTGGAGAACGAGGGCTACGAGGCCTACACGAAGGGTGGCGCATCCGCGTGA
- a CDS encoding non-heme iron oxygenase ferredoxin subunit, which yields MAFVRACGLSELEEDTPKRVELDGTPVSVVQTEGEVFAIYDICSHANVSLSEGEVEDCQIECWLHGSSFDLRTGKPSGLPATRPVPVYPVKIEGDDVLVSLNQES from the coding sequence ATGGCTTTCGTACGCGCCTGTGGGCTGAGCGAGCTGGAGGAGGACACCCCCAAGCGGGTGGAACTCGACGGCACGCCGGTCTCGGTCGTGCAGACCGAGGGGGAGGTGTTCGCCATTTACGACATCTGCTCCCACGCGAACGTCTCGCTCTCCGAGGGCGAGGTGGAGGACTGCCAGATCGAGTGCTGGCTGCACGGCTCCAGCTTCGACCTGCGCACCGGCAAGCCGTCCGGCCTCCCCGCGACGCGCCCCGTCCCCGTATACCCCGTAAAGATCGAAGGGGACGATGTTCTCGTCTCCCTCAACCAGGAGTCCTGA
- the sufD gene encoding Fe-S cluster assembly protein SufD, which produces MAEAQNIPVGSTTAGQIAVAAESTVATRMSAPPSFDVADFPVPHGREEEWRFTPLERLRGLHDGTAVATGDGLQVTVEAPEGVTVETVGRDDARLGKAGTPVDRVAAQAYSAFEKAGVVTVPKETVLTEPIRIAVHGEGGVAYGHQVVELGAFAEAVVVIDHTGDAVLAANVDYILGDGAKLTVVSVQDWDDKAVHVGQHNALIGRDATFKSFVVTFGGDLVRLHPRVAYAGTGGEAELFGLYFTDAGQHQEHRLLVDHNTPHCKSNVAYKGALQGDDAHAVWIGDVLIEAKAEGTDTYEMNRNLVLTDGARVDSVPNLEIETGEIVGAGHASATGRFDDEQLFYLMARGIPADEARRLVVRGFFAELVQQIGVDDIEERLLVKIDEELEATV; this is translated from the coding sequence ATGGCTGAGGCTCAGAACATCCCCGTGGGGTCCACCACCGCGGGCCAGATCGCGGTGGCCGCCGAGTCGACCGTCGCCACGCGCATGAGCGCGCCCCCGTCCTTCGACGTCGCGGACTTCCCGGTCCCGCACGGCCGCGAGGAGGAGTGGCGGTTCACCCCGCTGGAGCGCCTGCGCGGGCTGCACGACGGCACCGCCGTGGCGACCGGCGACGGCCTCCAGGTCACCGTCGAGGCCCCCGAGGGCGTCACCGTCGAGACCGTCGGCCGTGACGACGCGCGCCTCGGCAAGGCGGGCACCCCCGTGGACCGCGTCGCCGCCCAGGCGTACTCGGCGTTCGAGAAGGCCGGTGTCGTCACCGTCCCCAAGGAGACGGTCCTCACCGAGCCGATCCGTATCGCCGTGCACGGCGAGGGCGGGGTCGCCTACGGCCACCAGGTCGTGGAGCTCGGAGCCTTCGCCGAGGCCGTCGTCGTCATCGACCACACCGGTGACGCGGTGCTCGCCGCCAACGTCGACTACATCCTGGGCGACGGCGCCAAGCTCACCGTCGTCTCCGTCCAGGACTGGGACGACAAGGCCGTGCACGTGGGCCAGCACAACGCGCTGATCGGCCGGGACGCCACCTTCAAGTCGTTCGTGGTCACCTTCGGCGGCGACCTCGTACGCCTCCACCCGCGTGTCGCCTACGCCGGCACCGGTGGCGAGGCCGAGCTGTTCGGCCTCTACTTCACCGACGCGGGCCAGCACCAGGAGCACCGCCTCCTGGTCGACCACAACACCCCGCACTGCAAGTCCAACGTCGCCTACAAGGGCGCGCTCCAGGGCGACGACGCGCACGCCGTGTGGATCGGTGACGTCCTCATCGAGGCCAAGGCCGAGGGCACGGACACGTACGAGATGAACCGCAACCTGGTTCTGACCGACGGCGCCCGTGTCGACTCCGTGCCGAACCTGGAGATCGAGACCGGCGAGATCGTCGGCGCCGGCCACGCCTCCGCGACCGGCCGCTTCGACGACGAGCAGCTCTTCTACCTGATGGCCCGCGGCATCCCGGCCGACGAGGCCCGTCGCCTGGTCGTGCGCGGCTTCTTCGCCGAGCTGGTCCAGCAGATCGGCGTCGACGACATCGAAGAGCGCCTCCTCGTGAAGATCGACGAGGAGCTGGAGGCCACGGTCTGA